The Hyphomonas sediminis genome contains a region encoding:
- a CDS encoding acetyl-CoA carboxylase carboxyltransferase subunit alpha, with translation MATYLEFEKPIAELDAKIAELEALAARKDGPSISDELAKLKTKSVKQLKQIYSELNAWRITQVARHPDRPHFSDFINTVFTDFEELAGDRVYGNDEAIIGGLARFKGRSVVIMGHEKGRTTEKRLKHNFGMAHPEGYRKAVRLMDLAEKFNMPVLSFPDTAGAYPGKGGEERGQAEAIARGTQRGLSLGVPFVTLVIGEGMSGGAIGIAAANKVLMMEYAIYSVISPEGCASILYRDATKAKDAAEAMGITAPELLKHRIVDGIVKEPVGGAHRDPQRAMAAAGKTLDAALQELESMSPAELRAQRRDRFYAIGREGV, from the coding sequence ATTGCGGAACTTGACGCGAAGATCGCCGAGCTTGAGGCGCTTGCCGCCCGCAAGGATGGTCCGTCCATCAGCGACGAACTGGCAAAGCTGAAGACCAAGTCGGTCAAACAGCTCAAGCAGATCTATTCGGAACTGAACGCATGGCGGATTACGCAGGTGGCGCGCCACCCCGACCGCCCGCACTTCTCGGACTTCATCAACACGGTTTTCACAGACTTTGAGGAGCTGGCGGGCGACCGGGTCTACGGCAACGACGAAGCCATCATTGGCGGTCTTGCGCGATTCAAGGGGCGTTCCGTTGTGATTATGGGCCATGAAAAAGGCCGTACCACCGAGAAGCGCCTGAAGCACAATTTCGGCATGGCTCACCCGGAAGGATACCGGAAGGCCGTGCGCCTGATGGATCTGGCCGAGAAATTCAACATGCCGGTCCTGTCCTTCCCGGACACGGCAGGCGCTTATCCCGGCAAGGGCGGCGAGGAGCGCGGCCAGGCCGAGGCAATTGCGCGGGGCACCCAGCGTGGCCTGTCCCTGGGCGTTCCCTTTGTGACACTGGTGATCGGCGAGGGCATGTCCGGCGGGGCAATCGGCATCGCGGCGGCCAACAAAGTGCTGATGATGGAGTACGCTATTTACTCGGTGATCTCGCCGGAAGGTTGCGCCTCGATTCTCTATCGTGACGCAACGAAGGCCAAGGATGCGGCTGAGGCGATGGGCATTACGGCGCCTGAACTGCTGAAGCACCGCATCGTCGATGGCATCGTGAAAGAGCCTGTCGGCGGGGCGCACCGCGACCCGCAACGTGCAATGGCTGCTGCAGGAAAGACGCTGGACGCCGCGCTGCAGGAGCTGGAGAGCATGTCTCCAGCGGAGCTTCGGGCGCAGCGCCGGGACCGGTTCTATGCGATTGGCCGTGAGGGCGTCTGA
- the thiL gene encoding thiamine-phosphate kinase yields the protein MAEKDWIRRYFAPLAKAPGAAGLTDDTAELSKGYGPLIATVDAMVEGVHFFSDDPVETVARKLVRVNVSDILASGAVPKEALLTLGWPRQGREEEQIATFADSLGAELDRWGTHLAGGDTVSVPSGLFLSLTLTGECLGASPVRRGGGRAGDDVWVTGEVGAARRGYLWKTEGQGEARWLSALREPILPPIEAARLISERANAAMDVSDGLLGDLASLAGASGLGAEIDLSAVPFAGGAASLAEAIDLSSWGDDYQLLFSAPPEAAAFIGDSGLKVTRIGRLLPAPGLVASYCGKLVNLPETIAFEHG from the coding sequence ATGGCCGAGAAGGACTGGATTCGCCGGTATTTCGCGCCGCTGGCCAAAGCGCCGGGCGCCGCCGGACTGACTGACGATACCGCTGAACTTTCAAAGGGTTACGGTCCTCTGATCGCCACTGTCGATGCGATGGTGGAAGGTGTTCACTTTTTTTCCGACGATCCGGTTGAGACCGTAGCCAGGAAGCTGGTGCGGGTGAACGTGTCCGACATCCTCGCTTCGGGCGCAGTGCCGAAAGAGGCGCTGCTGACGCTTGGTTGGCCCCGGCAGGGGCGCGAAGAGGAACAGATCGCGACATTTGCGGACAGTTTAGGGGCAGAACTGGACAGATGGGGAACGCATCTGGCCGGTGGCGACACCGTTTCGGTCCCATCCGGATTGTTTCTGTCATTGACGCTGACCGGTGAATGTCTCGGTGCCTCTCCGGTACGCAGGGGCGGCGGCCGGGCGGGTGATGACGTCTGGGTGACCGGCGAGGTCGGCGCGGCGCGGAGGGGCTATCTGTGGAAAACCGAAGGTCAGGGCGAGGCGCGCTGGCTGTCGGCGCTGCGCGAGCCCATTCTGCCCCCTATTGAGGCCGCAAGACTCATTTCTGAACGCGCCAATGCGGCGATGGACGTCTCCGATGGGCTTCTTGGCGATTTGGCGAGCCTCGCCGGCGCAAGTGGGCTTGGCGCCGAAATCGACCTGAGCGCGGTTCCCTTTGCTGGCGGAGCGGCCTCTTTGGCCGAAGCAATCGACCTTTCGAGTTGGGGCGATGATTATCAGCTTCTTTTTTCTGCGCCGCCCGAAGCTGCTGCTTTCATTGGAGATTCGGGTCTGAAAGTGACCCGGATTGGGCGTCTGTTGCCGGCGCCGGGGTTGGTGGCCAGCTACTGTGGAAAACTCGTTAACCTGCCGGAAACCATCGCCTTCGAGCATGGCTGA